A genomic window from Chitinivibrionia bacterium includes:
- a CDS encoding 1-acyl-sn-glycerol-3-phosphate acyltransferase, which yields MKKILQKLWRYLFWTINRGIVPIVVWKKHRKSLKVEGDKLPKAPFIMISNHANFLDPWIVCHYSSTPVAIMMNEDGFKSFWFQRWVLKNIGAFPKKKGLSDVGAMKKSIAEVKAGYPLMIFPEGQTSWDGETQPIYSGIEKMAQKFNIPIVMCRIEGNFIAQPWWAKFPRIGQITTHRKVIYPEVMKEKTSDELRDEIISFIKNNDIEKSKNNKFTGQNLTAGMQNLIWLCPSCEAIESLKFDNNSIICEKCKKEYNFSANLYIKNPENDVKDLYDWVKKQKMFTRNMIANASDNDILCTSEKVHLIQNDYTGRITTLDIGDLKIHKNKVVFSGDAAEIVVEIDDKLAPVFQQRNIIQIEYEKGDLKFMFLQNPMMKSLCFLRELTGWQEVEKRGYF from the coding sequence ATGAAAAAGATTTTACAAAAACTTTGGCGTTATTTATTTTGGACAATAAACAGAGGTATTGTTCCGATAGTTGTTTGGAAAAAACACAGAAAATCATTGAAAGTCGAGGGCGATAAACTTCCCAAGGCACCGTTTATTATGATTTCGAATCATGCAAATTTTCTTGACCCGTGGATTGTCTGTCATTATTCAAGCACTCCCGTTGCTATAATGATGAACGAAGACGGATTTAAGTCGTTTTGGTTTCAGAGATGGGTGCTTAAAAACATAGGCGCATTTCCAAAGAAAAAAGGACTTTCCGATGTCGGCGCTATGAAAAAAAGCATTGCGGAAGTAAAAGCGGGCTATCCGCTTATGATTTTCCCCGAAGGACAGACTTCTTGGGACGGCGAAACACAGCCGATTTATTCGGGAATAGAAAAAATGGCGCAAAAATTCAACATTCCTATCGTTATGTGTCGAATTGAGGGCAATTTTATTGCTCAGCCGTGGTGGGCGAAATTTCCAAGAATTGGGCAGATAACAACCCATCGAAAAGTTATTTATCCCGAAGTAATGAAAGAGAAAACGAGCGATGAACTTCGCGACGAAATTATAAGTTTCATAAAAAACAACGACATTGAAAAATCAAAAAACAACAAATTTACGGGACAAAACCTGACTGCCGGAATGCAAAATCTTATTTGGCTCTGCCCAAGTTGTGAGGCAATCGAAAGCTTGAAATTCGATAATAATTCGATAATATGCGAAAAATGCAAAAAAGAGTATAATTTTAGTGCGAATTTGTATATTAAAAACCCCGAAAATGACGTGAAAGACCTTTACGATTGGGTTAAAAAGCAGAAAATGTTCACAAGAAATATGATAGCCAATGCAAGCGATAACGATATTTTGTGTACAAGCGAAAAAGTGCATCTTATCCAAAACGATTACACGGGGCGAATTACCACACTTGACATAGGCGACCTAAAAATACACAAGAATAAAGTTGTGTTTTCGGGCGACGCCGCAGAAATTGTTGTAGAAATCGACGACAAACTCGCGCCTGTGTTCCAACAAAGAAACATAATTCAAATTGAATACGAAAAAGGCGACTTGAAATTTATGTTTTTACAAAACCCAATGATGAAATCACTGTGCTTTCTGCGGGAATTAACGGGCTGGCAAGAAGTCGAAAAAAGAGGATATTTCTAA
- the zapA gene encoding cell division protein ZapA, whose product MLEEKLTIDNKEYTVRSQDWDSETLKEAAAQLEQGILYYKQTKDELSAVVLAALAFAYDSVSNSKSINLRENPSKSEEYEKALQKILQKISTHIQSPANMA is encoded by the coding sequence ATGCTTGAAGAAAAACTAACCATTGACAACAAAGAATACACGGTGCGATCTCAGGATTGGGACAGCGAAACCTTAAAAGAAGCCGCCGCTCAACTCGAACAGGGAATTTTGTATTACAAACAAACCAAAGACGAGCTCAGCGCCGTGGTACTTGCCGCACTTGCTTTTGCTTACGATTCGGTTTCCAATTCCAAATCAATAAATTTGAGAGAAAATCCGTCGAAAAGCGAAGAATATGAAAAAGCGCTACAGAAAATATTGCAAAAGATTTCAACACATATACAATCGCCTGCTAATATGGCGTGA
- the rny gene encoding ribonuclease Y — MDTMIILVGFVGLVGLVAAFIFGLKWKTMTDKGYLDAIRSNAERERSEIIENGKVAAELAKKEAMLEVKEAMVKERAKNEQELEQRRSKVQDMEADIKDRQKTLRDEERDLEEKEKTVVSRENFLSSREKNIAFKETEIERLVNLQNDKLEQVANMTRDDAKKLLLQNLEHQIRYENAEMIKKRSDEAKEKADEEARELVLRTIQRVAADVTVDTTVAVVHLPSEDMKGRIIGREGRNIRSFEEFTGVDVIVDDTPDTVVLSCFDPVRREVARLSLEQLIGDGRIHPGRIEEVVNKAQKEIVVKMKQAAEEIMLDLDVHGLKPKIVDMLGRLKYRTSYGQNVLQHSHEVAVMSGVIAAQLGYDVKTAVRAGLLHDIGKAIDRENEGTHSALGATIAEEAGENSIICNAIAAHHEDCTAISVYPVIVQAADTISSSRPGVRKETLTNYVNRLTDLEAIATSFNGVEKAFVIQAGREVRVMVMPGVVNDAQCEELARAMVKKIEAEMEYPGTIKITTIRETRHTEVAK, encoded by the coding sequence ATGGATACAATGATAATTTTGGTTGGGTTTGTCGGGCTTGTGGGCCTTGTAGCCGCATTCATTTTCGGGCTTAAATGGAAAACAATGACAGACAAGGGTTATTTGGATGCTATTAGGTCAAACGCCGAAAGAGAGCGGTCTGAAATAATAGAAAACGGTAAAGTCGCAGCAGAGTTGGCAAAAAAAGAAGCGATGCTCGAAGTTAAAGAAGCAATGGTAAAAGAGCGAGCAAAAAACGAGCAGGAATTAGAGCAACGAAGAAGTAAAGTGCAAGATATGGAAGCGGACATAAAAGACCGCCAAAAGACCTTACGCGACGAAGAACGCGACTTGGAAGAGAAAGAGAAAACAGTTGTTTCGCGCGAAAACTTTCTTTCGAGCCGCGAAAAAAACATTGCTTTTAAGGAAACGGAAATTGAGCGTTTGGTAAATCTGCAAAACGACAAATTAGAGCAGGTTGCGAATATGACCAGGGATGACGCAAAGAAACTTCTTTTGCAAAATCTTGAACATCAAATTCGCTATGAGAATGCAGAAATGATTAAAAAGCGTAGCGACGAAGCAAAAGAAAAAGCCGACGAAGAGGCAAGAGAGTTGGTTTTGCGGACAATTCAAAGAGTTGCCGCAGATGTAACTGTCGATACAACGGTAGCCGTAGTTCATTTGCCGAGCGAAGATATGAAAGGGCGAATAATAGGACGTGAAGGACGAAATATCCGCTCATTTGAAGAATTTACGGGAGTTGATGTCATTGTTGACGACACGCCCGACACAGTTGTGCTTTCGTGTTTTGACCCCGTTCGCCGCGAAGTTGCCCGTCTTTCGCTTGAGCAGTTAATCGGAGACGGAAGAATTCACCCGGGAAGAATTGAAGAAGTAGTAAATAAAGCGCAAAAAGAAATCGTAGTAAAGATGAAGCAAGCGGCAGAAGAAATTATGCTTGATTTGGATGTTCACGGACTTAAGCCCAAGATTGTAGATATGCTCGGACGCTTAAAATACAGAACTTCTTACGGACAAAACGTATTGCAACACTCGCACGAAGTCGCCGTAATGTCGGGGGTTATTGCGGCACAACTCGGCTATGATGTTAAAACAGCTGTGCGAGCAGGTTTGCTTCACGATATAGGCAAGGCGATTGACCGCGAAAACGAGGGAACGCACTCCGCTTTGGGTGCAACTATTGCAGAAGAAGCAGGTGAAAACAGCATAATTTGCAACGCTATTGCCGCTCACCACGAAGATTGCACCGCGATTTCGGTATATCCCGTTATTGTTCAGGCGGCAGACACAATTTCGTCGAGCAGACCGGGCGTGCGCAAAGAAACGCTCACAAATTACGTAAACCGTCTGACCGACCTCGAGGCAATCGCGACAAGTTTCAACGGAGTCGAAAAAGCATTTGTGATACAAGCAGGTCGCGAAGTTCGCGTTATGGTAATGCCGGGCGTAGTAAACGACGCACAATGCGAAGAATTGGCGCGCGCAATGGTGAAGAAAATCGAAGCGGAAATGGAATACCCCGGTACAATAAAAATAACCACAATCCGCGAAACAAGACACACTGAGGTGGCGAAATAA
- the recA gene encoding recombinase RecA — protein MAEKKKDKAEAASNAKGDLLKNALSQIEKEHGKGSIMRLGDSGPVAPIEAISSGAISVDIALGVGGFPKSRIVEIYGPESSGKTTLALTAIANAQKTGGTAVLVDVEYAFDPSWAKTLGVDVENLILSQPDSGEQALEIVETLAKSGAVDIIVLDSVAALAPQAEIEGDMGDSHVGLQARMMSQAMRKLTPIISKTNTCLIFINQLRMKIGVMFGNPETTTGGNALKYYASVRIDVRKKEAIKEGDEILGNRVHLKVVKNKVSPPFREADFDIIYNQGISTSGDLLDVAVADGLVEKSGSWFSYNGERIGQGRENARTYLVDNPAMFTELDKAVREKHGLLK, from the coding sequence ATGGCGGAAAAGAAAAAAGATAAAGCAGAAGCGGCAAGCAACGCAAAAGGCGACTTGCTTAAAAACGCGCTCAGCCAAATAGAAAAAGAACACGGAAAAGGCTCGATTATGCGCCTCGGCGATTCGGGTCCCGTTGCACCGATAGAAGCAATTTCATCGGGAGCGATTTCGGTTGATATTGCGCTCGGCGTAGGCGGCTTTCCCAAAAGCAGAATAGTAGAAATTTACGGTCCCGAATCGTCGGGAAAAACAACTCTCGCCCTTACCGCAATCGCCAACGCGCAAAAAACAGGCGGAACAGCGGTTTTGGTCGATGTGGAATATGCGTTTGACCCGTCGTGGGCAAAAACGCTCGGCGTTGACGTCGAAAATTTGATTTTGAGCCAACCCGATTCGGGCGAACAGGCTCTGGAAATCGTCGAAACATTGGCAAAAAGCGGAGCAGTGGATATTATCGTCTTAGACTCGGTGGCGGCACTCGCTCCTCAAGCCGAAATCGAGGGCGATATGGGCGACAGCCACGTCGGATTGCAAGCGCGAATGATGTCGCAGGCGATGCGAAAACTTACGCCGATTATTTCCAAAACAAACACCTGTCTCATATTTATAAACCAATTACGAATGAAAATCGGTGTAATGTTCGGCAACCCCGAAACAACCACAGGCGGAAACGCGCTGAAATATTATGCCAGTGTTAGAATTGACGTGCGTAAAAAAGAGGCTATCAAAGAGGGCGATGAAATTTTAGGTAATCGCGTTCATCTTAAAGTCGTAAAAAACAAGGTCTCCCCTCCTTTCAGAGAAGCGGACTTCGACATTATCTACAATCAGGGAATTTCTACATCGGGCGATTTGCTTGACGTTGCAGTTGCCGACGGATTGGTCGAAAAAAGCGGCTCTTGGTTCTCATACAACGGCGAAAGAATTGGGCAAGGTCGCGAAAACGCAAGAACTTATCTTGTGGATAATCCCGCGATGTTTACAGAATTGGATAAAGCTGTCAGAGAAAAACACGGACTTTTGAAGTAA
- a CDS encoding sigma-70 family RNA polymerase sigma factor has protein sequence MLDLPLDDLQNYGSARGFKKIYDHYAPFVWRVVLRTLKNESDAKVVLQNVFVVLHKSIKNFRFEAAFSTWIYRIALNETMKFINKKKSRRELPLNENIEVKSGEDRISDKNLAEKILSSLSAQERFLLISREVDGISFDDLAQITGKTSGALRVEIMRLKQKIREDFDEKF, from the coding sequence TTGCTCGATTTGCCGCTTGATGATTTGCAAAACTACGGAAGCGCGCGTGGTTTCAAAAAGATTTATGACCACTATGCTCCATTTGTTTGGCGGGTTGTGCTGAGAACGCTAAAAAACGAAAGCGACGCTAAAGTTGTTTTGCAAAACGTTTTTGTCGTTCTTCACAAAAGCATAAAAAACTTTCGTTTTGAAGCGGCGTTTTCTACTTGGATTTACAGAATTGCGCTTAATGAAACAATGAAGTTTATCAACAAGAAGAAAAGCAGGCGGGAATTGCCGCTTAATGAAAACATAGAAGTTAAAAGCGGCGAAGACAGGATAAGCGACAAAAATCTTGCGGAAAAAATACTCTCATCGCTTTCCGCGCAAGAAAGATTTTTGCTTATAAGCCGAGAAGTCGATGGGATTTCGTTTGACGATTTGGCGCAGATTACAGGAAAAACTTCGGGCGCGCTTAGAGTAGAAATTATGCGGTTAAAACAAAAGATAAGGGAGGATTTCGATGAAAAATTTTGA
- a CDS encoding periplasmic heavy metal sensor: protein MKKILSFILILALTFTCFAQQQQQRRGGGENEGGQNRVRFIETLDLTPAQREAFVELRREFRAKDSDNFANLDKLRNELIDEAAKNVVDSAQISRIVSEIGNLHLALSVNMYQNIRKVKEILTEEQFQRFIEHRKSRINRNVARNRGESKQNQ from the coding sequence ATGAAGAAGATTTTAAGTTTTATTTTAATTTTGGCGCTGACATTTACGTGTTTTGCACAACAACAGCAACAAAGAAGAGGCGGCGGCGAAAACGAGGGTGGTCAAAACAGAGTTCGTTTCATAGAAACGTTAGATTTAACACCTGCCCAAAGAGAGGCGTTCGTTGAACTGCGCAGAGAATTTCGTGCAAAGGACTCTGACAACTTCGCGAATTTAGACAAACTGAGAAACGAATTAATTGACGAAGCCGCAAAAAATGTGGTCGATTCCGCCCAAATAAGCAGAATTGTTTCTGAAATCGGCAATCTGCATTTAGCCCTTTCGGTAAATATGTACCAAAATATCCGAAAAGTGAAAGAAATTTTGACCGAAGAGCAATTTCAACGCTTTATAGAGCACAGAAAAAGCAGAATTAACAGAAATGTTGCACGAAATCGGGGCGAAAGCAAGCAAAATCAATAA
- a CDS encoding cell envelope integrity protein TolA: MFKWVLKSIDRLVWQQVVPIGVASAVGIGGTVAVVNMNNEVRHLQATQKIELEAIRIETDSTVLRLQAEITAMKLQAELDALQRQLAEQQAAEERRQAEDERKRQAPAQPARNSSIVGRWRNDQWGVFTFNSNNRGDLTGRGGRCNFDWTHRNGMVDVYYSCGGWQSDVFTFRGGNTFTLNDIVYTRD; this comes from the coding sequence ATGTTTAAGTGGGTATTAAAGAGTATTGACAGGCTGGTTTGGCAACAGGTTGTGCCGATTGGAGTGGCTTCTGCCGTAGGAATTGGCGGCACAGTGGCTGTGGTAAATATGAATAACGAGGTTAGGCATTTGCAAGCCACACAAAAAATTGAGTTAGAAGCAATAAGAATTGAAACAGACTCGACTGTTTTGAGGTTGCAAGCGGAAATTACCGCAATGAAATTACAAGCCGAATTGGACGCACTGCAAAGACAATTAGCAGAACAACAAGCCGCCGAAGAGAGAAGACAGGCAGAGGACGAGAGAAAGCGGCAGGCACCAGCGCAACCTGCCAGAAATTCCTCAATTGTCGGAAGATGGAGAAACGATCAGTGGGGTGTATTTACATTTAATTCAAACAATAGGGGAGATCTTACTGGTCGTGGTGGTCGTTGTAATTTCGACTGGACTCATAGAAATGGAATGGTAGATGTTTATTATAGTTGTGGTGGTTGGCAATCAGATGTTTTTACTTTCAGGGGTGGTAATACATTTACATTAAACGATATTGTCTATACAAGAGATTAG
- the htpG gene encoding molecular chaperone HtpG has protein sequence MSETLEFQTEAKQLLNLMIHSLYSQKEIFLREIISNASDALDKLRFEALTNSAINADADTLKITISANKENRVLTVSDNGVGMNREELISNLGTIARSGSKAFLEKLSGDQKLDSNLIGQFGVGFYSVFMVASKVEVLTKRAGGDVAYRWTSSGAGETTYQIEEAARLETGTDVIIYLNEGEDEYLEDYKLKGLVKKYSSFIAFPVQMMSTVSEADEKDGKKSEPETINSLKPIWERSASEVKEEEYEEFYSQACGGFGKILKTIHTKAEGAMEYSAIAFIPEKLSPFEMYNQERKHGVKLYVKKVFISDDVKELLPEYLRFVRGIVDSADLPLNVSREILQENPIIKKIRKALTGKIFSELQKLAEKDKEKYEAFWRELGTILKEGLYNDYDNRETLTELVRFNSSHGETKEFLTSFDEYISRMNEKQKDIYYIMGETYEGVRKSPNMELFRDKNIEVIYFTDPIDEFIIPALFTVKGKELKNIADSKLDLGELEGDEKKALEESEAKYKKFVGRVKNILDADVEEVKITNRLKESAARVVDGGGAMGAQMERMMKAMGQAIPESKKILEINGNHGVIEKLNALYEKDSKSEELQEWVKLLYEQALIASGQPVKDLSGYMQRVNKMFEKAAS, from the coding sequence ATGTCTGAAACACTTGAATTTCAAACAGAGGCGAAGCAGCTGCTTAACCTTATGATCCACTCGCTTTATAGCCAAAAAGAGATATTTTTGCGCGAAATTATCTCTAACGCAAGCGACGCGCTCGACAAACTTCGCTTTGAGGCGCTTACAAATTCGGCGATAAATGCGGACGCCGATACTCTTAAAATCACCATTTCCGCAAACAAAGAAAACCGCGTTTTGACGGTTTCCGACAACGGCGTGGGAATGAACCGCGAAGAACTTATCAGCAATTTGGGGACTATCGCCCGCAGTGGAAGCAAGGCGTTTCTCGAAAAACTTTCGGGCGACCAAAAACTTGATTCCAATCTTATCGGACAGTTCGGCGTGGGCTTTTATTCGGTGTTTATGGTTGCTTCCAAGGTGGAGGTTCTGACCAAAAGAGCGGGCGGCGACGTTGCATATCGCTGGACAAGCAGCGGCGCGGGCGAAACGACTTATCAAATTGAAGAGGCGGCGCGTTTGGAAACAGGAACGGACGTCATCATTTATTTGAACGAGGGCGAAGACGAATATTTGGAGGACTACAAACTCAAAGGGCTTGTGAAAAAATACTCGTCGTTTATCGCGTTTCCCGTGCAGATGATGAGCACAGTTTCGGAAGCGGACGAAAAAGACGGCAAAAAAAGCGAACCGGAAACAATAAATTCGCTTAAACCGATTTGGGAAAGAAGCGCGAGCGAGGTTAAAGAAGAAGAATACGAAGAATTTTATTCGCAGGCGTGCGGGGGCTTCGGGAAAATCCTGAAAACCATTCACACAAAGGCGGAAGGCGCAATGGAATACTCGGCAATCGCGTTTATTCCCGAAAAACTTTCGCCCTTTGAAATGTATAACCAAGAGCGCAAACACGGCGTAAAACTTTACGTGAAAAAAGTGTTTATTTCGGACGATGTTAAGGAACTTTTGCCCGAATATTTGCGTTTTGTGCGCGGAATTGTGGACAGCGCGGACTTGCCGCTCAACGTTTCCCGCGAAATTTTGCAGGAAAATCCGATTATCAAGAAAATTCGCAAGGCGCTTACGGGCAAGATTTTCTCGGAATTGCAGAAACTCGCCGAAAAAGACAAGGAAAAATACGAGGCGTTTTGGAGAGAATTGGGAACAATTCTAAAAGAGGGCTTGTATAACGACTACGATAACCGCGAGACCTTGACCGAATTGGTGCGTTTTAATTCGAGCCACGGCGAAACCAAAGAATTTTTGACTTCCTTTGACGAATACATTTCGCGAATGAACGAAAAGCAGAAAGACATTTACTATATTATGGGCGAGACCTACGAAGGCGTTCGCAAAAGCCCGAATATGGAACTTTTCCGCGACAAAAACATCGAAGTAATTTACTTTACCGACCCGATAGACGAGTTTATTATTCCTGCGCTTTTTACAGTAAAGGGTAAGGAACTCAAAAACATCGCCGACAGCAAACTTGATTTGGGCGAACTCGAAGGCGACGAGAAAAAAGCGCTCGAAGAAAGCGAGGCGAAATACAAAAAATTCGTCGGTCGCGTAAAAAACATTCTTGACGCGGACGTAGAAGAGGTGAAAATAACCAACCGTCTCAAAGAAAGCGCGGCAAGAGTAGTTGACGGCGGCGGCGCAATGGGCGCTCAAATGGAAAGAATGATGAAAGCAATGGGACAAGCAATTCCCGAAAGCAAGAAAATTCTGGAAATAAACGGCAATCACGGCGTTATCGAAAAATTAAACGCGCTCTACGAAAAGGATTCCAAAAGCGAAGAATTGCAAGAGTGGGTAAAATTGCTTTACGAACAAGCGCTGATAGCCAGCGGACAACCCGTAAAGGACTTGTCGGGGTATATGCAAAGAGTAAACAAGATGTTTGAGAAAGCGGCGAGTTAA
- a CDS encoding type II toxin-antitoxin system YafQ family toxin yields the protein MLEIRYTKDMKQDVKRMVKRGKNISKLERVLYLLANGNELPPKYRNHKLTGNYSGHFECHIEPDWLLIYKILNDELILIATATGTHSDLF from the coding sequence ATGCTTGAAATACGCTACACCAAAGATATGAAACAAGACGTTAAAAGAATGGTAAAACGAGGCAAAAATATATCAAAACTGGAAAGAGTTTTGTATTTATTGGCAAACGGAAACGAACTTCCGCCAAAATATCGAAATCACAAATTAACGGGGAATTATTCCGGACACTTTGAATGCCATATTGAACCTGATTGGTTGTTAATATATAAAATATTGAATGACGAGCTGATTTTAATCGCAACTGCGACAGGAACACACTCCGACCTATTCTAA
- a CDS encoding type II toxin-antitoxin system RelB/DinJ family antitoxin encodes MTKTISVRIDDGIKRQADEFFAGIGINTATALRMFIYSSVCGKKISFPAIKKPNARLLRAINDANSGHNLSPKFKTAKDAVASMLED; translated from the coding sequence ATGACTAAAACAATATCTGTCCGTATTGACGACGGCATAAAGAGACAAGCCGATGAATTTTTTGCCGGCATAGGAATAAACACAGCAACTGCGCTGAGAATGTTTATCTATTCTTCTGTCTGCGGCAAAAAAATTTCCTTTCCTGCTATAAAAAAGCCAAACGCGAGATTGCTCAGAGCCATAAACGATGCAAACAGCGGACATAATTTGTCGCCGAAATTCAAAACGGCAAAAGACGCTGTTGCTTCTATGTTAGAGGACTGA